The nucleotide window gcttatttacttttccgttgctattgctatcatcactacaaaacagcaaaaatattacttttgctatcgttatcttttgctaccgttaccactactatcatattactttgctactaaatactttgctgcagatattaagtttccaggtgtggttgaattgacaactcagctgctaatacttgagaatattctttggctccccttgtgttgaatcaataaatttgggttgaacaCTCTACCCTCgaatgttgcgatcccctatacttgtgggttatcagcagcAAGACTTAACAAAAGATAAATCAAAGGAAGATTTTTTTAGTCTCCTGCAAGCAAATAACCGCGCAACCACTAGACTTAATGGCGTTCGAGAGAGCTAATTGTTTGTCGCCAGAATTTAAACCTCGGACATTCCAACAAAGAACGTTCCAATTAACCAAAAGGGGCATTAAAAAAGGGGATGCAGATAGTTAAGCAGAGGAAGAAGAATCCCCTCCTCCTAAGAAGCCAGGAGCTCGCCTTCAGATAGTTCTTTAGGTGGAATTGCGCAGAGAACAGTCCAACCTGCTGGATGACCGGGATGGGCGTAGGGGGTGGTACATGTTCTTCTGAGATCTCAGTGATTCTGACAGAGGACTGTGCTGAAGGCACAACACGAGGCTTCGCCTTGGAGCTTTTGGGCTTGCTGCCAGACATCGGTGGGATGCGGAAGCCATCATATTTATTGGATCGTGCACTTCTACGGAGTGTGATTGAGCTCTCACGCACAACAGTTTTCCCATTCCTGCTAATGATCAAATGCGGGTCAGGAACCATGCCAAATGCTGGAGCTGTCACCAATGGTGCTACATGATCTGCAACATTCACATCTTGAGAAGTGTTAACTGCTTCAGTATTGATTTGATCAGCAGGCTCATTGGTTAACAGCAGATTGGGTGCCACTGATGCAGATAGAGGTCTAGGTTCAGAATGAGCTCCCAGTTATTCACCACAGAGTGATCCTCAACGATCACATTAGAGTTTTCCATATGCTGAGTTGACTGTGTAGCCGAATCAATGGTCAGTACACCCTCATTTTCAGTTATAGTAAACTTGAACTCCACATTGACATTCTTGAAACCATATTCAGAGCTCCATGGACCAAATGAGGTGATGATGGGCATGATTGTAGCTTTCAGATAAGTGTTGAAACGAAGCATAGGAATGCACTCATTCAAAGTCATTGTAGGTATGAAATTACCATGAGAAACCATGATGAGTTGCATACCTCTGTCTGAACTGTTCAGAGCCACTTCTAGCTGATTGCTTTGGACAACCAGCTCTGTTGCAGATGCTGGAGCAGAAGAGCTAGCTCCCTCGTGTGGCCACAGATGATTCGTGACATTAATCGGGACAAGTACATATGAATCAGAGATGATAGCACTAGAATTAGTACTGTCCTGCATAGATATGATGTCATTCCAAGCAGATGTCGAGCTGTCTTGCAGATTATTCATAGGAAGAATGCCATGATGCACCTGAAGCCCTTCCCTAGCCAGCCACTGTTGAAACACTACATTTGTTGCAATGGATCATGCCAGATCTACAGTTGTTGAGGCGGCGGATCTTTAAAAGATCTGCCAGCCGACGTGTGGGACGACCCTCGTGTAAGGTGTAATATGTTAGCCGCCGGCCTGCTTCCTCTCCTTGTGACTGAAACGAGAAAGAACAAAGGAGATAAAAGGACGCTGATAATGCTCACACATGTGGCAAACTAGAAATCCGCCCACACATCATGTGTGCTGTAAGCAGGAGGCAGACCACATGGACCATGTGTGGGCGAATATTATAATTGCACACACGTGTGGGCGCAACTACTTCGTGCCACACGCCTAGCAAGTACTGCTCATTCCACTCTGCGCGTGTGGTACGAAGCAAAAATGCCCACACGTCCTGGCGCAGCTGTGTTAGTTACCCGCGGGGTGACGATTTAGTTGCCATCCGGGGTGGCAAATTTAGTTGTAAAAGCATGGCAACTCTCTCTGTTTTGGTTAACTATAGTTGCTAGTTCCAAATGCAAATCAAACCATAGTTGCCATGCATGCTTACCTAGTTGCCATGTATGGTTAATcatagttgccatgtgtgtttacctGGTTGCCACATACGCGCAACTGCAATTGCCATCTACCAACGAATcatagttgccatgtgtgtttacctAGTTGCCGCATACACACAGCTGCAGTTGCCATCTAGCACCGTACGAGCATCGTGTGGGCGAAGAGGTCACGCGCGCGTGGACTGGTTGGTGACTGGGTGGGCGGGAACCGGTTCGCCCACACAGCGCAGCAGACAAACCGCGTGATGCGGGTCATGTGGGCGAGCGCTCTAACGCCCACACAACACGCTATGCCTACATGGCACTCAGATTCCTTTAAGATCCATGCAAAACAGAATCAAGGTGGATCAAGGCGTGTGGGCGATGTGCAAATatgccacacgtgtgggcgttatcaTTTGGGAAGATAAAACAGAGTATGTTTCAGGCAACGGATGCCAGATTCTCATTCGATCATTTTCTCCGGCAACAAATGTTTGGTTTATCTATACATGGACACAACCGACTCTTGACAGAACCCTCAGGGAGCTTCAACCATGGCGGGATGGCAACTAGGGAATGCAGAGAGGCCGGGGGAGAGGGGGAATCGAAGCGGACGCTCACAGGGAGGCGGCAGGGTAGCTCGTTGGGCTTGGGGAGGACCCGAACGCGACGAATGGCGACGGCGATCTCCGGTGGCTGAGGGAGAGGATGATGGCGATGGCGGTGTTGTAGAGCTCCCGCGGTCGCTTGCTTCAGCTTGGAGCTCCAAGGAGTTGAAGCGGAGACTATAGACACGACAGCAGGGCGTCGGGTGGCCGGTAAACGCGGTGGTGCACGAAGGCGTGCTGCGTTGTGTTCGGGCGCACCGCGgagaggaagcagaggaggggaAAGTGAGCacagagggggagagagaggcgGGGAGGTGTGTGGCGTCGTCCAAATGACTCAGGAAGGGCGGGTAGGCAGGGAGAgaggaggtggccgggcgtgatacgtccattttgcatcatgcttttatatcgatatttattgcattatgggttgttattacacattatgtcacaatacttatgcctattctctcttattttacaaggtctgcacgaagagggagaatgccggcaactggaattctgggctggaaaaggagcaaatattagagatctATTCTGCACAACTCAAAAAGTTCTTAAACTCCACGGGagtcatttttagaatatataaaaaatactgggcgaaggaagcaccagaggggggccacccaccatccatgagggtgggggccgcgccctgccccctgggcgcgccccctgtctcatgggccccttggcaggcctccgatgcccatctttggctatatgaggtctttcgccctggaaaaaatcataagcaatctctcgggacgaaactccgccgccacgaggtggaaccttggcggaaccaatctagggctccagcggagctgttctgccggggaagtatccctccaggagggggacatcatcaccatcgtcatcacaatcgatcctctcatcgggagggggtcaatctccatcaacatcttcaccagcaccatctcatatcaaaccctagttcatctcttgtatccaatctttgtctcaaaacttcagattggtacctatgggttgctagtagtgttgattactccttatagttgatgctagttggtttacttggtggaagatcatatgttcagatcctttatgcatattaatacccctctaattatgaacatgaatatgatttataagtagttacgtttgttcctggggacatgggagaagtcttgctataagtagtcatgtgaatttggtattcgtttgatattttgatgagatgtatgttgtctttcctctagtggtgtcatgtgaacgtcgactacatgacacttcaccattgtttgggcctaggggaaagcattgggaagtaataagtagatgatgggttgctagagtgacagaaacttaaaccctagtttatgcgttgcttcgtaaggtgctaatttggatccataagtgggatgcttgtccaagtaagggcagtacccaagcaccggtccacccacatatcaaattatcaaagtaccgaacgtgatgaaaactagcttgacgataattcccatgtgtcctcgggagcgttttcctctatataagagtttgtccaggcttgtcctttgctacaaaaaggattggtccatcttgctgcaccttgtttacttttattacttgttacccgttaccaattaccttatcacaaaactacctgttaccgataatttcagtgctaacagagaataccttactgaaaactgcttatcatttccttttgctcctcgttgggttcgacactcttacttatcgaaaggactacgatagatcccctatacttgtgggtcatcagggcgCGCGGCGATCACGCGCCCTCGTGCCTTCTGGCACGAGGTGGAAGACGACACAAggaggaggtgggctgggccggttgctgggccgccaggtaagtTTTTCCTATCTCTCTCTATTCCATTTCTGTTCTTCTAtattcttttgcctgttttgatttagtaaaaGTACTAAACCATTTTAGAACATTCTGAAATAAATTGTGGGCACTTTTGAAATATTTTCCAACAACTCTCAACTGTTTTAAGAATTATTTGAGCACTTAAAATAATTATAGCAATTAAATGCTCAAATTCAAATACactatgatttaattcaaaaatccaaatATGCCCGAGAAAAATGTacaccatttttggcagaggttttcgcccaattgaaaaatgatgaacttttctgAAGGGCATTTTGTGTTATTTCAGAGGGGTGCTAGGGTTggatcaatccccatttcaagtttaacaacaatttaaacatgatgcatggatgcagaTGCAACTATTTACAAACAATTTCTAGGGTTGTGACATACCCTCTTTCCTTCGGCAGTGCCATTTGTATGTGAAAGCTCGATCCGATATTTTCTGATAGTTGATCTTTGATCTACTTAATTAAGTCAAAATCGTCGTGCAGTAGAATCTCCCAAACAACTCGCCTTCACCATTTCCTTCAGAAATCAAAATGTTAATGTCTTATTTTTTTTAGAAACAAAATGTCTTGTGTTTGTATATGTAGGTCCTATTCTTCCAATTCAGTTTAGTTGTGACACGGCTGAGCCCATGTACTGGCGCTGGACGGCCCAATCTGTTAAGCCTCGGCCTTACTCCCATCGACTGGGATGGGACCTCAGACGTAGGTTTCATTCTCCGTCCCTCTAGCTCGACGGCGTCGCCGCCGTATCCTGCCGCCTCCCGCCTCCCGCCTCCATGTCCGTCCCCGCAGAGAGCTCTCACCCGGGGGAGGAAGGTCGCGCTTCTCCTCATGCCCGGTACACGAAGCAGAGCGGGACGGCGATCGACAGACTCGCCGACGATCTCCTCATCGAGATCCTCTCGCGCGTCCCCGCCAAGTCGCTCCTCCGCTTCAGGTGCGTCTCCAGCCACTGGCTGGCCCTCATCGACCACCCCGACCACCGCAAAAGGCTCCCCCAAACCCCGGCCGGCTTCTTCTACGGCAGCAACTACGAGTCGTTTCTGAAACCACCTTTCCACTTCACCAGTTTCCCGGGGAGACGCCGCCCTCCGATCGACGCGTCTTGCTCCTTCCTGCCCAACCACCGGCACATCCATCTATTGGACTGCTCCGACGGCCTCTTCCTTTGCCGCTGTTACGACGCCTCCGACGAGGGTGACGAGTTCCGTTACGTCGTGTGCAATCCCGCCACGGAGAAGTGGGTCGTGTTGCCGAGCTCCGGCAAGGCCGCCAGCGAGGTGGCCGCCGCACGTTTGTGCTTTGACCCAGCCCTGTCGCCGCATTTCCATGTGTTTGAGTTGGTCGCGGAGCAGGAGTCAGCGTGTCCCTGGGACCCTGACACCGCTGGGGTGGCAGTGTATTCTTCTGAAACCGGAGGATGGGTTTATAAGGAAGAGAGATGGAACGAACTAATTAGGCCCGCTGATCCTGGGTCAGCATTTGTTTTCCTTAATGGCTATCTGCATTTTCAGGCCAATGCTCGTTGGTTCTCCCATCATCATCTAGCTGTGGTTGACACACAGGGGGAAACATGGATGAGCTTCGGTGCCCCTGGCGGTTTGGTTGACGGTTTTATTCAGCGGTCGCAGGGCCGGTTGCATTATGCCAATTTTCAGAGAGGTGGAGATGGTGTCACTAGATTGGTAGTTTATATTCTGGACAACTATCAAAGCAGAGAATGGATATTGAAGCACAGCGCCGAAGCTTCATACATATTTGGAGGGATAGATGCCTACCTTGAGGGTGGTTTTGATTGGATTGCGATGGATTTTGATTGGATTGCGATGGATCCGGAATGCAACACGATATTCTTCACTGCTGGGTGGGGTACCACATTCATGTGCTATAATATGGATCTTCAGCAAGTCAAAGTGATCTCCAATATTGAAGATGGCTGGCCGGCATATCTGACATACGTGCCGTTGTATGCAGAGTTACAGTCATTGCACGCTTTATAAGAAGTGGATATTCGACAGGCATTAGTTCTTTGTGTTATGGTATGTTTGTTTGAAGTGGGCTGTTGTTTTTTCTGGCTGATGTATGCATGTTTTTATAGTTTGAGCAATGGTGGTTCACTATTAAGCGAACTTGGGTGATTCGTTATCCAAAATTGTACCAAACCTTCCGTTGTCTGTATTGGTTTCTGCATACCAATGATTTTGGAGAACTCCTACCTCCATGTATTCGGCGTAGTGTTTGAGggatggtgatgatgtagaagacATGACCATCTGCTAATGTTATAATATGTCAAATTATGCTAATGGTATAATGCTTGAAATCATTTTTCTATACTGCTCATAGtttgaaaaagaaaaactttttcCCCGTGGCACGTTTCAAGTAGAAAATGTTGTTATCAGAACATTAGCAAGCTGTGCGTGGATCATAATGTTCATATGTTGTTAGtgggttttttttttttgaacGGAAGGTGCTTCGGAAGAATGCAATATGTCATCTTAGTTTGTGCTTTTTGTTCCGGTAGGCAGCTTAAAAGAGTGTTGTGTTAAATAAATAAGCGATGCCGTTCACTTTTCATGGTAATCTCACTTCTAGTTCCACCAAGATACCTGTAGTGTTGCCCAGACGTTCCAGTCCAGTGCAGCTCTGCAGCATCATTTCTCAATTTTGAGTTTTGATGTCCTATGGCATGGAAGCAACAATGTGGCTGTGGCTGTCACGGCTCTGCATGCATTCTGAGTATTTCAGAATCGAGGTAACCATATTTCTGATCATTTATAATCTACTCTCTtacttatattatgggacagaggtaGTGCCAAAATCGCTCTTATGGGACAGGGGGAGTAGGAAAGAAACACCAGATTCATCAATTGTACACCCTCCATCCCATAATtcttgtcgtggttttagttcaaatttgaactaaaaccatgacAAGGATTATGGAACGGAGGGGGTAAAACAAGAAAAGATATAAATAATTTTCTCGTTTGCAAGAAACAATTATGTGTGGAAAAATGCAGGAGCCAAGAAAGATGGGTAGCACTTATGCTAGAAAGTAAGGGAGAACAGGAAATAACTTGCTTATTTGATAGTTTGTGGAGGTGGCTCCATCTTGTTTACAGCTCGAGATCAAGCTCTATTATTTATGCGTATGATTTCGCATCAAGGCCGTTACACCATCATCGACCATTACACAAAGCTCAGATGCTCCTGCTAAATAATTCTGTGTGGTAACACCATGGAGTTCTCGATGGGTTTTGTTTTATTTCTGTTTTATCGCCCTAGGTCTTGAATTCGCGCAGATGTTTCTTGATAGAACCTCTTTGTTAGTACTCCCTTCGTCGTTCTCAAGATAAAATCTTTGCTGCCACTTTTTACTCCATCCGTCctataatgtaagacgttttttgacactagtgtagtgtcaaaaaacggcttacattatgagacggagggagtagtttttaT belongs to Triticum urartu cultivar G1812 chromosome 7, Tu2.1, whole genome shotgun sequence and includes:
- the LOC125519194 gene encoding F-box protein At5g07610-like: MSVPAESSHPGEEGRASPHARYTKQSGTAIDRLADDLLIEILSRVPAKSLLRFRCVSSHWLALIDHPDHRKRLPQTPAGFFYGSNYESFLKPPFHFTSFPGRRRPPIDASCSFLPNHRHIHLLDCSDGLFLCRCYDASDEGDEFRYVVCNPATEKWVVLPSSGKAASEVAAARLCFDPALSPHFHVFELVAEQESACPWDPDTAGVAVYSSETGGWVYKEERWNELIRPADPGSAFVFLNGYLHFQANARWFSHHHLAVVDTQGETWMSFGAPGGLVDGFIQRSQGRLHYANFQRGGDGVTRLVVYILDNYQSREWILKHSAEASYIFGGIDAYLEGGFDWIAMDFDWIAMDPECNTIFFTAGWGTTFMCYNMDLQQVKVISNIEDGWPAYLTYVPLYAELQSLHAL